The Cellulophaga lytica DSM 7489 nucleotide sequence AGAACAGAAGAATCTAGCCCAAAAAATACTACTTTGTATTTCTCATTATTATTAGAGACTAAAGATTTGATGACGGCTACAATGACTATGTTAGAGTTGTATTACAACGAGCATGATAGTAGTGTGCCGCCAGCTACAATATCATAAGTAGTGAGCATATAAATATAAAGCCCAACAATTATGTTGGGCTTTTTTTTGACTCAATATTTTAATTACAACTAGTTTTTAATCTTATCAGGAGATATAATTTTTAGGTTATAAGTAGCGGTAGTATCTATTGTAATGTTTCTTGTGTAATAGTTGCCCTTTGGTTTATAAACTGGCATTTTACTACTGTGTTTGTTCTTTTGCCTAGTTACGTCTGTTAGATAAAAATTATTTTGCTTGTTGTACTTTTCTAAATTTTTTTCTCTAAACCTAGAGAAAGCATCAGAATTTTTATTGCTGTATAGACTTGTGATATTAGGAGTTGTAGTTTTGTTTAGCAATGTAGAATCTACCGCGAACACATTTTTTTGCTGAGCTAAAGATGCAGTTGCTATTAAGCCTAAAGCTGCTATAAGTATTAAAGATTTTTTCATAGCCTATTTTTCTTACAAAATATTAATTTTTAATTAAACTAAAAATAGTTTTTATACTTTAGGAGTATTATTACCCTTAAAAAAAATATTTTATGAATATTAAACTTTTGTTTTTTACATTTTGTATGCTGGCTTTTGCCAGTTTAAAGGCTCAAGAAACTGGAGCTTTTGAGTTTTTAGACAAAGTAATTGCTCGTTATGATCCTAATAATAATTGGCCTACTTTTAAAGGTGACTTTGTGGTTACAATGAGCACTCCTAATAAAAAAGATAGAGTTACAGATATTCATATAAACCAGCCTAAAAGCACTTTTGTTTTATCTAACGCTAAAGAAGGTAAAAAGCATACTGTTAAGGTTGTAAATGATAGTGTTCATTTTTTTGTTGATGACAGACAGATTGTAAATGAGGAAGAGCAAAAAAAGCTAAAGTTTAATAAGGAACGTGCACTTTTTATGAGAAACTACTATACATACTTATACGGTTTGCCAATGAAACTAAAAGACAAAGGCGCTATAGTAGATCCTAAGCTTTATTCTAAAACAATTAATAAAAAATGGTATAAGGTTATTAAGGTAACTTATGATAAAGAAGTGGGTAAAGATACTTGGTATTTTTATTTTAACCCTAAATCTTTAGATATGGAGATGTATCAGTTTTTTCATGACGAAACTAAAAATGATGGAGAATACATTTTATTGTCTAATACAGAAATTATAAATGGTGTGCGTATGCCCGCCGTTAGAGCTTGGTATACCAATAAAGATGATAAGCTTTTAGGTACTGATGTGTTAACTAAAAAGTAGTTTTTAGGATATAAAAAAGAGGGGTAATTTATACAAATTACCCCTCTTTTTATGTGTAGTGCTGTGTTTTATTTAGCTTCTAAAGCTTGGTCTATTTTAGCAATAGCATCTTCATAATGGTAGCGTGTAACAGTATTAATACTTCCATTTTTTGCTACTTTTAATTTAGAGCGTAAGGTTTTTAATTCTCCTCTAACTAAAGAGCTTACATCAGATGTGGTAACATTAAAACTAGATCTGCTGCTATTTTTTGCATTTAATAATGTTCCCATACGTTCTAAATATGTACGTTGTAAGTTTCTACGGTAAATATCTGCGCTTTTACCAATGTAAGCTTCTTTCCATATGCCTTTACGTAAGTCAGACAACATTTCTAAAGCGCTGTAGTATGTTTTGTTTGTGGTTTCTGCATCTAGCAGCCTACCAATGCGGTCTGCGCTTAAAACACCATTTAAATGTCTTGCTTGTACTTTACGTAAATTTTCTGGGTAGCCAGCATAATCTATGTTTTGTAAAATGGCATTATCTACTAACCATGATTGGGTGCTAAACACATTGTCTTGTAACCATTTCATAGACTCTTTTTGCTTAGTTTTGCTTAAAGGTGTATACACGGGACCATTTTGTTTTGGTGTTTTTAAGTTTTCAAAAACACCACCAATATTGGTTACTACATGGCCTGCGTATCTACTATAAACACCTAATAATTCTCCGTATAATTCTTCTAAATCATCATAGTTATTTGTTTGGTCAGATGTCCAATTACTAAGGTTTTTTGCTACATATTTAAGGTTTTTTACTCCGTATGAGCTTGCTTTAACTGGATCATCTCCTAATCCTTCAGTTTGTGATTGAGGATCAAAACGGCTAGACTGTCTTCCAAATTTATAAATAGGATTGTCTGCTTTTTCTAAGATCCATTTACTTAAAGTAGGTACTTCTGCTTCAGGAGAATTAGCCGCTAAATAACGATAACCCCAGTTTGTAACATAATGGTCATAAGGTCCCATTTGTCTAATAAATCTAATGTTTTTATCTCCTGGTTGCGCAATATAATTGTAGCGAGCATAATCCATTATACTAGCAGCAATACCATTTTTTTGAGTAAATTCTCCATTACGTAAAGAGTCTACAGGATAAGCATAACTTGCAGCCATATTGTGAGGGTAACCTAATGCATGGCCAACCTCATGTGCTATAACCATACGCATCATATCTCCTATTTCTTTAGGTTTGGTGTTAAGTGTTCTTGCATTAGGGTTAGCAGCACCAGTTTCTAATAAATACCTGTTTCTGTAACTACGTAAATGGTTGTGGTACCAAATAATATCACTCTCAATAATTTCTCCGCTTCTTGGGTCAGATACACTTGGGCCAACTGCATTTCTTGTTGTGCTAGCAACATAGCGTATCATAGAATATCTAATGTCTTCAGGGCTAAATTCTGGGTCTTCTTCTGGTGTAGGAGCGTCTCGTGCAATTATTGCATTTTTAAAACCAGCAGTTTCAAATGGTTTTTGCCAGTCTTCAATACCTTGTTTAATGTATTCTTTTAAATTTTCAGGTGTACCAGGATCTAAGTAGTAAACAATTGGTTTTATAGGCTCTACCAATTCTCCTCTTGCATATGCTTCAGGGTCTTTTGGTTCTAACCTCCAACGTCTAATGTATGTTTTTTTATCTGCTTTTAGCTCGTCACTACCAAAATCATACTGACTAACAGTAAAAAAGCCAACCCTTGGGTCAAAAATACGTGGTTGCATTGGTTGCTCTGGTAACAAAATCATAGACTGATTTATTTGTAAGCTAATAGATTCTGTTGCTCTAAGTGTAGATGGTTCTGATGCATTAAAAGTAAAGTCTTGTTTTACTTCTATGTTTTCAGGAAAACTTTTAACACTGTTTATAAAACTACGTTTTGGATCTAATCTTTTTACTTTGTATGTTTTTCTTAATCTGCTAGATAGTCCGCTAATTGCAGGTACATCTGTGTTAAATAATGCAGTTACGTCTACAACAACACTTGTAGAGTCTGTGTTAAAAGCTTCTATGTCAAAAGCAAATAGGGTAGGCTCATAGTTGTTAACTTTTACAGATGCACTTATTGCTTTGCTGCTATCTGCAACATTATCATAAGATTTTGCTTTAAGTAAAATTTTGTCTTGAAAACGAACCCAATGTACTAATTGCTCATTGGTTTTAGAGCCGGCATTCATATATCCGCCGCCAAGTCCGGTAGGTATTTTAGCTATTCTAGTAACCCAAAGCATATCTTTGTTTAGCTTGCTAAAAGGTATTTCGTATAAATACTTTTTATCAACCTTATGCACTGTAAAGAGACCATTGTCAGTAACGGCATCTTTTGTTACAACCTGACTGTAATTTTTAATGTCTCCTTTTTTTTGTTTTTGAGCAGGAGCTGTTTGTTCTGTTTTCCCTTTTTTAGATTTTTTTTTCTTTTGGGCAGTTGTGCTAGCAGCAGAAAATAACGATGCTGCTATGCAAAATAAGAGTATTTTTTTCATTAGTGGTTTGTTAGGGCTACAATATAATAAATGTAGAATTGTATGTTTGTTAGTGAAAAGTTAATATAATAATAGATTGTTCATAACAATTATAAATAATCACGGTATGCCGTGATAGTTAACATAATAACTTTGTTTATTTTTGCACCACATTAAAAATAAGAAATGAAAAACTACCTTGTACATACCTGTTTAATTGCTTTTGTATTTGTAAGTTGCAAAAACATAAAGCAAGAAAAGGATGACAAGGGTATGGAAACGGTAACTAGTTCTTTAGAACCGTTTTCTTCTGATGAAAAAAAACTTGTAGTTAGCACTATTAAAGACGCATATAACTCTACAGAATTTGTGGTGAAATACAATAACTACATAGAGTTTTTTAATACTTATGATGATAAAGTACGTAAATCTTACGCTAATTACTTAAGTTGGGTTAACCAAAAAGAGACTAGCGGAACTACAAATTTAAAAAGTAAAATTGGTTTACCTTTAGAAGAGTTAAACATTTTAAAATCTACCATAGTTCATAGTCCTGCTATAAAAAAGGTAGATGCCAATATGCTTTTGGTGTACAAAACTGCAGAAATTTTATACAATACTATTTTAGAAGTAGATGCGTATTATAAAAAAGGAATTGTAGAGTCTGTAGATGTTAATAAAACTAAAAAGCTTCACATAAAATTGCTAGAAGCTTACCGTAATTACTTTTCTACTTTTGATGATATGTCTATTGTTTTTTACAGGTTGCAAGACGATGTTGAAAAGTATAAAAAAGAGAAGTATAAAGAGCAAGAGTTGGTAGTGCAATACAATTTATTTACTGCTATAAATGCTACAGAGGCTATTTTAAATGAAATTGGAGGTAGAGATGTAGACGGACTTTTAACTTTAGATTTTACGGTAATTAACCAAAAAATAAAAGAGCTTAGAGCGGCATATGTTGCATTAGAAGGATTGAAGGAAAACCAAGATTTAATAGTAAAAGAATTTGGTAAGCCTATGCCAGTTGTTACTAATTTTACCAACCATTTAGGAAACATTTTAATGGGGTTAACTAGTTTAAAATTGCGAATTGCTAATAATGATTTTGATTATGGTAAAGATCATCCAAACATTGCTGCAGACGGTTCTCCTTTAAAACTAGAGCTAGAATTTATAGCTATGGTAAACGAATACAGAAGTATAAATTAAGTATTTATCTGTAAAAATTCATCTCATCCATATACTTAAAAACAGCGGTAGGTAATAAAGGCGTAATGTTTTTACCTAATTTGTGATTTTTACGAATAAACGTAGATGAGATTTCCATTATAGGAGCATCTGTTACCATTTTTATTTTAGGGTTATTTTTAAATTGATGGTCTATTGTGCCAGAAGAAACCCTAGGGTACACATAAATATTGTGGTTTTCTAAAATAACCTCGTAGTTTTTCCACTTATGAAGACTTTTTAGGTTGTCTTCTCCCATTATTAATGAAAAATCGTAACCATTTGGGTACTTCTCTAGTAAATGAGCTAAAGTATGTACCGTATAATTGGGTTGTGGTAAATTAAACTCTATGTTAGATGGTTTTAGTTTAGGGTATTCTTCTGTAGCCTCTAAAACCATTTGGTACCTGTGGTGATTGCTTAATAAAGATTGTTTTGTTTTAAACGGACTCTGAGGTGTTATTACAAACCAAACTTCGTCTAAATCTGTAAATTCTACTAAGTGGTTTGCTATAACTAAGTGTCCTAAATGTATTGGGTTAAAGGTTCCAAAATACAACCCTACTTTCTTCATTTTACGCTTCTTTTTCTGGGTTTGGTTTGCTTATAAAATCTTCAACCAGTTTTTCTGCTTCAGCTAAAGCAGTGTCTAAATCGTAATTTTTAATAACGGTATCAAATTGTGGAGCGGTAGCTAATTCTACAGATGCTTTTGCTATACGCATATTAATTTTATCGTCGCTTTCTGTGCTACGCTTTTTTAACCTAATCTTAAGCTCGTCTATGCTAGGTGGCTTTACAAAAACTGCCAGTGTTTGTTCTGGAAATTTCTTTTTTATACGCAATCCTCCAACAACATCTATGTCAAAAATAACGTTTTTGCCTTCAGCCCATAAACGTTCTACTTCTGTTTTTAGTGTTCCGTAAAAGTTATCTCTGTAAACCTCTTCCCATTCTAAAAAATCATCGTTTTTTATATGGTTTTTAAATTCAGATAATGATAAAAAATAGTAGTGTTCGCCATTTTTTTCTTTTCCTCTTTTAGGTCTAGATGTTGCAGATACTGAAAATGCTAGGTTTAAGTGTTTTTTACCTAATAAATGTCTAACTATAGTTGTTTTGCCACTACCAGATGGTGCTGAAAATATGATAAGTTTGCCGCCTTTCATTATAAAACATTTAGCATTTGTTCTTTAATTTTTTCAAGCTCGTCTTTCATTTGCACTACCAACTGTTGCATTGGCGCATAATTAGCTTTAGAGCCAATGGTGTTAATTTCTCTACCAATTTCCTGAGATATAAAACCTAATTTTTTTCCGTTAGAGTCGGCAGAGTTTATTGTAGTTGTAAAGTAAGATAAGTGGTTTGCTAAACGAACTTTTTCTTCTGTAATGTCATATTTCTCCAAATAGTAAATAAGTTCTTGTTCAAACCTATTTTCGTCTATATCAGTCTTTAGGTCAGATACAGCTTTTTCTAAACGTTCTCGTAATGCAGTTTGCCTGTCTGGATCTATAGCAATTACTTGTTGTAGCAAGCTTTCTAATGAAGTAATACGTTGTTTAAAGTCTTGTTCTAAAACAGCGCCTTCTTCAGTTCTAAATACGTTAATTTCTTTTAAGGCTTCTACAAGTGTATTTTGTATTGCTTTGTACTCTTCAGCGTCAATCTCTTCACGCTCTGTTTTCATAGCATCTGGTAAACGTAAAGCCATTTCTAAAAGCTTAACATCATCACCTTCTGCTATGTTTTTTAATTGTTGCATGTACTGCTTAACAATTGCTTCATTTATTTGTGATGAAGTATCTGCTCCAGTACTTTCAATATAAAGATTAAAGTCTATTTTACCTCTTTGTAAGCCATTAGCAATAGTTTTGCGTAACTCCAATTCTTTCTCTCTGTATGCAGATGGCATACGTGCATTTAAATCTAAACTTTTGCTGTTTAAAGACTTAATTTCAATAGTAATTTTTTTTGATGGAAGTTGCACTACGTGTTTTCCAAATCCGGTCATGGACTGAATCATATATTGTAAATTTTATGCAAATATAATTAAACTATACTAGTTGAGGCTACCAGTCTATTCTAATAACGCTATTTCACTAGTTTGAAAACAAATGATAGGATAAATACTTTAATTTTCTGATTAAAGTAAAAAATTCTGCCTAGTTGTAATAGACAGAATTTTTCTGGTTTTAAAGAAGTGTTATTAGAGTTCTCTTACCCAAATATTTCTATAGCTAACCCTGCTGTTGTCTCCGTGATCTTGCAATCTTAAAGGGGCTTTACCGTGAGCTTCGTTTTTAGGCCATCCAATGTAAGGTGTTGTGCCTTTAATTTCTACATGGTCTAAAACTAGAATTCCGTTGTGTAAAAGTGTTAGTGTCCCAGATTTTATTTTTTTACCAGCTTTATTAAATTCTGGTGCGTGGTACACAACATCATAAGTGTTCCACTCTCCAGTAGGTACAGATGCTTTTGCAAGCGGAATATGTTGTTTGTATATTGAGCCAACTTGTCCGTTTACATAAGTATCATTATTGTTGTTATCTAGTACTTGTATTTCATACCTATCTTGAAGAAACACACCGCTATTTGCACGGTTTTGTCCATCTCTTAAAATTTCTTTAGGAGACCTCCATTCTATATGCAGTTGTATACTGCCAAATTCCTTTTTTGTTTTAATGTCTCCAGATTTATCTTTTACTGTAAAAAAACCATCTTCTTCATTAACATCCCAAGGGGCTGGTTTGCCATCTGTGCCAACCCATTGGTCTAAGTTATTACCGTTAAATAATACAATAGCATCACTAGGAGCGGCATTATTTTTTGCAGGTGTAACTGTTGCTGGTACTGGTTTGTATAATTCTGTTTCTTCAGGTTTTGTAGGTTCTGTGCCACTGTATTCCTCGTGGATTATGTAATCTACTTCAGATTTGGTTTCAGGGGTTTCTACTGTTGCTTTCTCTTGGCAGCTAATAATTAGAAGCCCTAAAAGAGACCAGATAATTTTTTTCATGCTTAATTTAATTCTTTAATTTTTATGTTTCTGTATGATACCACATCACCGTGGTCTTGTACGCCAATTTTACCTGTTTTATATTTAGCAAAACCATCCCAGCCGTTAAATTTAGAATTCTCTAGTAAGGAGTTCCATTCTTCTCCTTCTAAAGGAAATTCTGCTACCGTAACACCATTTAAAACAGAACTACCTTTGTTGGTGTTGTGGTTAATTGTAATAACTGTTGTATTCCACTCTCCAACTGGTTTTGTTGCGTCTTTACTAGGAGCAACTAAATCATATAAAGCACCAGCTTGGCGATCTGTTCCGTTTTTTGCATCAGGGTGTTTTTGGTTGTCTAGCACCTGTACTTCTAAACCTGTTTCATAAGGCTGTCCGTATGTGCCATCATCTTTAATTCCCCAAAAAATACCACTATTTCCTCCTTCAGATATTTTCCAATCTATAGACAATACAAAATTTGTGTATTCTTTTTTAGAAACAAGATTGTAATGGGTGTCTTTAGGTCTGTTTGTTGGTGGATGAAAAACTAGGGCGTCACCTTCAATCTTCCAATTTTCAATAGCGTTATCGTTTCCGTACAATTTTAAATTGTCAAGGTTACTGCCATCAAAAAGCACTGTCCATTCATTTTTTGTAGGTACTTCTTTTATGGTGTTTTCTGCAGTAATTTCTTTTTCTTTTGTTTCTTGGGTTGCTTTGTCTTTGCAGCTAAAAGTTAATGCAGTTAAGCAGCTTATTAATACTAATTTTTTCATAAGTAGTTATTGTTGTTTGTTATTTTAAATGCCTAACATTTTTTTTAGCAACTCTTTATCTGTACCAGTTTTAGCAAAATCATCAAAAGTTTTTTCTGTAGCTTCAATTATGTGGTCTTGTATAAATTTAGCACCTTCTGTAGCACCTTGCTCAGGACTTTTAATACAGCATTCCCATTCCATAGTAGCCCAAACATCGCATCCGTATTGGGTAAGCTTAGAGAAAATAGTTTTAAAATCTATTTGTCCGTCTCCTAAAGAACGATACCTTCCTGCCCTGTCTTTCCAGTCATTATAACCACCAAAAGCACCTTTTTTGCCTGTTGGGTTAAACTCAGAATCTTTTACGTGAAAAGACTTTATGTATGGATGGTAATGGTCTATAAAAGCAATATAATCTAGTTGTTGTAGTACAAAATGACTTGGGTCATACAAAATATTTACACGTTTGTGGTTGCCTGTAGCTTCTAAAAAACGCTCAAAGGTATCTCCGTCATGAAGGTCTTCTCCTGGATGAATTTCATAGCAAACATCTACATCTTCTTTGTCAAAATGGTCTAGTATAGGTAACCATCTAGCTGCAAGTTCTTCAAAACCAAGTTCTACTAAACCAGGAGGTCTTTGTGGCCAAGGGTGCATTGTATGCCATAACAAAGAACCAGAAAAAGTAGCGTGAGATTTAATACCTAATCGCCTACTTGCAGTACCAGCTTTTTTAACGGTTTCTATTGCCCATTCTGTTCTTGCTTGTGGATTTCCACGTAAATGTTCTGGTGCAAAACCATCAAACATTACGTCATAAGCTGGGTGTACAGCAACCAATTGTCCTTGTAAATGAGTAGATAGTTCTGCAATTTCTAAACCATAAGAATTTACTTTTGCTTTAAGTTCATCACAATATTCTTGGCTATCTGCGGCCTTGTCTAGGTCTATTAAAAAAGTTTCCCAAGTAGGTATTTGTATACCCTTATACCCAAGGTCTGCTGCCCATTTGCATAATCCTCCTAAGGAATTAAATGGAGCTTTACTGTCTACAAATTGTGCTAAAAATACCGATGGACCTTTTATTGTCTTCATTTTATGTAATTTAATGCTATATTTAACGTTTAATTTTTAAGGCTATAAAGAAGAATAACCCAAGTTATAAATATAATAATTTGTAAACGATTTGGGGTAGCTTTTTATACGAATTGAGTGGTTTTGTGCGACGAACAACATAAAAACCGTATTGGACTAAAAATATAAATTTATATCTGTGGAAAACAATAAATCGGCTAAGAATTTATGGGGAGATTATTTAGATAAGCATTTGGAAGATGCTTTTGTAAAAGACCCTAAAGTAGAACATTTCTGCGATAATGAAAAAGATGCAAATGAGTGTGCTACACTGGTTGTTAAAGGAATAAAAAAGGCAACTACGCACTCTTTACTTGGTTTGCAATTGCGTAATGAATCCTTACCAAAAATAGGTGATTTTAGAATTGTTACCGACTGGAGTGGCCAAGCAAAATGTATTGTGCGTACTACGGCTGTTAAATTAAAGCCTTTGTTTAGTATTGACGAAAGTTATGCGCAGAAAGAGGGTGAGGGAGATAAAAGTTTATCGTATTGGAGAACTACACACGTAGATTATTATACAAGAGAATTGGCAGAGTTTAAACGTAAGCCCACAGATAGTATGATAGTTGTTTGTGAGGAATTTGAAAAAGTTTTTTAAACTGGCACTACATTATATCAAAAAGCCACACTTTTAAAGTGTGGCTTTTTGTTTTTATATTGGTGTATTAGTTAATCTAAATCTATCCAAACATTTCCTTTTTGGTGAGAGGTTACGCTACTTTGTATAAAGTTAAGACCACGCACGCCATCTAACATTGTTGGGAATTCCCCATCATTGTACTTTTCACCTCTTACAGCTCTGGCAACGCCTAAATAAATGTTAGCCATTGCATCAAAAATACCTTCTGGATGCCCTGGAGGTAATTTGGTTCCGTCTAAAGATAAATCAGAGTTATAAGCGTGTCCTGGTTTGTATACCTGCAAAGGTTTATCATCACTCATAACATACAGATAATTTGGGTTTTCTTGCTCCCATTTTAACCCGCCTTTGTTCCCGTAAATTTTAATGGTAAGTCCGTTTTCTTCACCTGTAGCTATTTGGCTAGCTCTAATAATACCTTTTGCGTTACTGTTAAAACGAACAAGAGCTGTACCGTCTATGTCCATTTTATTATCATCATATAAATAATTTAAATCTGATAATAAAGATTTTATTTGCATACCAGTTGTGTACTCTATCATATTAAACGCGTGTACACCTATGTCTCCCATACAACAGCTAATACCAGATTTTTCGGGATCTAAACGCCAAGTGCTGGCTCTTTTATCCTTTTCATGAATTATAGGGTTTATCCATCCTTGGTAGTATTGCGCATCTACTTTTTGAATGTCTCCTATAGCACCAGCTTTAATCATTTCTCGCATTTGGCGTACCATAGGGTAGCCAGTATACGTATGTGTAACGGCAAAAATTGTACCTGCTTTTTCTAAAGTAGCTTGTAAAATTTTAGCCTCTTCATAAGTGGTTGTCATTGGTTTTTCGCAAATAACATGAAAGCCATTTTCTAATAACTTTTTAGCCATAGGAAAATGTAAAAAGTTAGGAGTAAGTATAGAGCATACTTGTATTCTTTCTTCTGCAGGTAGTTTTAATTCTTCCTCAATAAGTGTGTCAAAATCTTTATATATTCTGTTGGTAGGAATATCTATTTGTTTTGCAAAACTTAAGCTATCTTCTAAATTAGGATTAAAAACAGCACCAGTAATTTGGTAATTGTCATTAATAAAAGAAGCAACCCTGTGTAAAACACCAATTAAAGAATCTCCACCGCCACCTAGAATTCCTAGTCTAATTTTTTTACTCATAAAAGTATCTTTTAAGGCTTATTTTTTTATTTTAAGTTTTTAGATGCATTAATTAGTAAGTCTCTGGTAGCAATAATACCTTCTTCTTCACTTTTTTCTTCACCTTCATATTCAACCCCAATAAAACCAGTATAACCAGCATCTTTTACAATTTGTAACATTTTGGCATAGTCTATTTTCGTTTCATTTCCTTCTGCATCAAAATTGTAAGACTTAGCACTAACTGCTTTTGCATATGGCATTAATTCAGTTATCCCTTTGTAAATGTCATACATATCTTCACAGCTACCATCTTCTGCTTTTTTAATACAAAAGTTTCCAAAATCTGGTAATGTACCAACGTTGTCCATATTAACTTTGCTCATTACTTCAGAAAGTAATTTTCCATTAGATGACAATCCGCCGTGGTTTTCTACAATAACATTTATATTATGTTCCTTAGCAAAAGTGCCAAGTTGTGTTAATCCATCTACAGAGCTGGCAACCCATTCTTTTTCTTCTGTAGCACCTGCTAAATTTACGCGTATGGCGTGGCATCCCATTTCTGCGGCAGCTTTTACCCATTTGTAATGAGCTTCAACAGTTTTTTTACGTTCAGCGGCATCTGCCAAAGCAAGATCTCCTTGTCCGTCTACCATAATTAAAACATTTTTCATATCATGTTTTTTAGCAGCTTCATTAGATTTAGCTACAAATTCTGCCATAGCCTCATCAGAATAATTTGCCTCCTTAACATCATTGTAAAGAGCGCTAACATATTCTAAACCAGTAAAACCTAATTTTTTCGCGTTCTCAGCAAAATCATAAGGATTTCCGCCATCAAAAACTTGCTTGTGTAGCGACCACTGCGCTAAAGACAACTCAAAAAATGGTTTTTTTTCGTCTACTTTAGTTTTCGCAATTTCTTCTTTTACTTCTTCGGTTTTTTTAGGAGCATCCTTACATGATGCAAAACAAAAAACAAGTAAAACTAATGGATATTTTACACTTTGTTTAACTAGGTTTTTAACTTTCATTTTTTAGATATTTAATTTTTAGGAATTTACATCAACTATAACGTTATAGTACGTTAACCTCAATATTTACAGGGTTTAAATGTAGAAAATTTATTTTATATTTGAGAAAATTATCAAATAAACAACGCAAAGAATGGGCAAATTTTATTATAACGAAGAACAAGAGTCTTATGATGCTATAGTTGTAGGAACTGGTATAAGTGGCGGATGGGCTGCTAAAGAATTATGTGAAGCTGGTTTAAAGACTTTAATTTTAGAAAGAGGTAGAATGGTAAAACATAGGGAGGATTACCCTACCGCTTTTAAAGAGTCTTGGGATTTGCCAAATAACGGAGCCATTTCTCCGGAAGAGAAAGCAAAACAGTTAAAGCAATCTAGAACTGGTTATACTACAAATGCAGATACTAAGCATTGGTTTGTAAATGATTTAAAGCATCCTTACAATGAAACTAAGCGTTTTGACTGGATGCGTGGTTACCACGTAGGAGGTAGATCTATAATGTGGGGTAGGCATAGTTACCGTTGGAGTGATATAGATTTTGAAGCTAATAAAAAAGATGGTCATGGTGTAGATTGGCCAGTGCGTTATAAAGATATTGAGCCTTGGTATGAAAAGGTTGAGACATTTATTGGTGTGTCTGGAGAAAGCTTGGGTTTACCCCAACTACCAGATAGTAAGTTTGAGCCAATGATGCCATTAAATTG carries:
- a CDS encoding DUF6503 family protein; translated protein: MNIKLLFFTFCMLAFASLKAQETGAFEFLDKVIARYDPNNNWPTFKGDFVVTMSTPNKKDRVTDIHINQPKSTFVLSNAKEGKKHTVKVVNDSVHFFVDDRQIVNEEEQKKLKFNKERALFMRNYYTYLYGLPMKLKDKGAIVDPKLYSKTINKKWYKVIKVTYDKEVGKDTWYFYFNPKSLDMEMYQFFHDETKNDGEYILLSNTEIINGVRMPAVRAWYTNKDDKLLGTDVLTKK
- a CDS encoding zinc-dependent metalloprotease, with the translated sequence MKKILLFCIAASLFSAASTTAQKKKKSKKGKTEQTAPAQKQKKGDIKNYSQVVTKDAVTDNGLFTVHKVDKKYLYEIPFSKLNKDMLWVTRIAKIPTGLGGGYMNAGSKTNEQLVHWVRFQDKILLKAKSYDNVADSSKAISASVKVNNYEPTLFAFDIEAFNTDSTSVVVDVTALFNTDVPAISGLSSRLRKTYKVKRLDPKRSFINSVKSFPENIEVKQDFTFNASEPSTLRATESISLQINQSMILLPEQPMQPRIFDPRVGFFTVSQYDFGSDELKADKKTYIRRWRLEPKDPEAYARGELVEPIKPIVYYLDPGTPENLKEYIKQGIEDWQKPFETAGFKNAIIARDAPTPEEDPEFSPEDIRYSMIRYVASTTRNAVGPSVSDPRSGEIIESDIIWYHNHLRSYRNRYLLETGAANPNARTLNTKPKEIGDMMRMVIAHEVGHALGYPHNMAASYAYPVDSLRNGEFTQKNGIAASIMDYARYNYIAQPGDKNIRFIRQMGPYDHYVTNWGYRYLAANSPEAEVPTLSKWILEKADNPIYKFGRQSSRFDPQSQTEGLGDDPVKASSYGVKNLKYVAKNLSNWTSDQTNNYDDLEELYGELLGVYSRYAGHVVTNIGGVFENLKTPKQNGPVYTPLSKTKQKESMKWLQDNVFSTQSWLVDNAILQNIDYAGYPENLRKVQARHLNGVLSADRIGRLLDAETTNKTYYSALEMLSDLRKGIWKEAYIGKSADIYRRNLQRTYLERMGTLLNAKNSSRSSFNVTTSDVSSLVRGELKTLRSKLKVAKNGSINTVTRYHYEDAIAKIDQALEAK
- a CDS encoding YiiG family protein encodes the protein MKNYLVHTCLIAFVFVSCKNIKQEKDDKGMETVTSSLEPFSSDEKKLVVSTIKDAYNSTEFVVKYNNYIEFFNTYDDKVRKSYANYLSWVNQKETSGTTNLKSKIGLPLEELNILKSTIVHSPAIKKVDANMLLVYKTAEILYNTILEVDAYYKKGIVESVDVNKTKKLHIKLLEAYRNYFSTFDDMSIVFYRLQDDVEKYKKEKYKEQELVVQYNLFTAINATEAILNEIGGRDVDGLLTLDFTVINQKIKELRAAYVALEGLKENQDLIVKEFGKPMPVVTNFTNHLGNILMGLTSLKLRIANNDFDYGKDHPNIAADGSPLKLELEFIAMVNEYRSIN
- the nadD gene encoding nicotinate (nicotinamide) nucleotide adenylyltransferase, which produces MKKVGLYFGTFNPIHLGHLVIANHLVEFTDLDEVWFVITPQSPFKTKQSLLSNHHRYQMVLEATEEYPKLKPSNIEFNLPQPNYTVHTLAHLLEKYPNGYDFSLIMGEDNLKSLHKWKNYEVILENHNIYVYPRVSSGTIDHQFKNNPKIKMVTDAPIMEISSTFIRKNHKLGKNITPLLPTAVFKYMDEMNFYR
- the gmk gene encoding guanylate kinase encodes the protein MKGGKLIIFSAPSGSGKTTIVRHLLGKKHLNLAFSVSATSRPKRGKEKNGEHYYFLSLSEFKNHIKNDDFLEWEEVYRDNFYGTLKTEVERLWAEGKNVIFDIDVVGGLRIKKKFPEQTLAVFVKPPSIDELKIRLKKRSTESDDKINMRIAKASVELATAPQFDTVIKNYDLDTALAEAEKLVEDFISKPNPEKEA
- a CDS encoding YicC/YloC family endoribonuclease — encoded protein: MIQSMTGFGKHVVQLPSKKITIEIKSLNSKSLDLNARMPSAYREKELELRKTIANGLQRGKIDFNLYIESTGADTSSQINEAIVKQYMQQLKNIAEGDDVKLLEMALRLPDAMKTEREEIDAEEYKAIQNTLVEALKEINVFRTEEGAVLEQDFKQRITSLESLLQQVIAIDPDRQTALRERLEKAVSDLKTDIDENRFEQELIYYLEKYDITEEKVRLANHLSYFTTTINSADSNGKKLGFISQEIGREINTIGSKANYAPMQQLVVQMKDELEKIKEQMLNVL